From Melitaea cinxia chromosome 23, ilMelCinx1.1, whole genome shotgun sequence, the proteins below share one genomic window:
- the LOC123665017 gene encoding uncharacterized protein LOC123665017 — MHSNRPTEKMFRSKEWRFTDNIVKATLYIFLFIVTGNSQTIRKDESSQIDNPTELSNLDSDIESNNCHSCFSNSKIDNKVNNQKEGNPKGNNIFADFIDNVSTFSEKYVFVNNTERQLQNVLENMLDEALKKDRYELFEGVEIKSIDSKNKTSKAKDELEVRREGRALFSTYTYEYRLFKKIKNFIDTHILSINLPKAAKMVGFRSFGLKKFFLPLLIGAQIFKSILIAMFLPSILGSFGKILGKGISHISAASSQASYPPANGDDQTAYNNDNKDFMGYETNPAATFAYTQDDTYGADNDVNDMSNVDMSRFGVGGQKVAYLPSKNSYYKNQVTTSSNYKIFQKIPASSMILSNYDPFYSPLLSRLDGIFATLGLAPTETTSDDTVMVGGQSLSDVKLEACREQLICLMYASPAKYAPYSNLISAQLSRELNELRRPVSDNPEILRFFRYMRAARRGQEGTNCLEAHPACSVTTTPSHTMIAAYHDINKLVTARKLRH, encoded by the exons ATGCATTCAAACAGACCAACAGAAAAAATGTTTAGGAGCAAAGAATGGAGGTTCACAGACAACATTGTCAAAGCAACATTGTATATATTCCTTTTCATAGTTACAGGCAATAGCCAAACTATTCGCAAAGATGAATCGAGTCAAATCGATAACCCAACAGAATTAAGTAATTTAGATAGTGATATAGAATCTAATAACTGCCATAGCTGTTTTAGTAATagtaaaatagataataaagtaaataatcaaAAAGAAGGTAATCCAAAgggtaataatatatttgctgATTTCATAGATAATGTCAGCACATTTTCtgaaaaatatgtatttgtaaataacACTGAGAGACAATTACAAAACGTTCTAGAGAATATGTTAGATGAAGCACTCAAAAAGGATAGGTATGAGTTATTCGAAGGTGTTGAAATTAAATCTATCGATTCGAAAAATAAAACGAGTAAAGCTAAAGATGAATTAGAAGTACGACGAGAAGGCAGAGCGTTGTTTAGCACTTATACATATGAATACAGGTTATTTAAGAAGATAAAAAACTTTATAGACACGCATATACTATCTATCAATTTACCAAAGGCTGCAAAAATGGTCGGATTTAGAT cATTCGGCTTGAAGAAGTTTTTTCTGCCTCTACTTATCGGTGCCCAAATTTTCAAGAGCATACTAATAGCGATGTTCTTGCCAAGCATCTTGGGAAGTTTCGGCAAAATACTCGGGAAAG GTATATCCCACATATCAGCAGCATCCAGTCAAGCAAGCTATCCTCCAGCAAATGGGGATGATCAAACCGCTTACAACAATGACAACAAGGACTTTATGGGTTATGAAACAAACCCAGCTGCTACGTTTGCATACACACAAGATGACACGTATGGGGCAGATAATGATGTCAATGATATGTCTAATGTTGACATGTCCAG ATTCGGTGTCGGTGGACAAAAAGTAGCCTACTTACCAAGCAAGAACAGTTACTATAAGAATCAAGTGACAACAAGCAGTAATTATAAg ATATTCCAGAAAATTCCAGCGTCTTCGATGATATTGAGCAATTACGATCCATTCTATTCGCCTTTGCTTTCACGTCTGGATGGGATATTCGCTACACTGG GTTTAGCGCCCACGGAGACAACATCAGATGACACCGTGATGGTAGGAGGGCAATCTCTAAGCGACGTGAAACTAGAAGCTTGTAGGGAACAGCTGATCTGTTTGATGTACGCCAGCCCTGCGAAGTACGCCCCGTACAGTAATTTAATATCAGCACAGCTAAGCAG AGAACTAAACGAACTACGCCGTCCAGTTTCCGACAATCCAGAAATCTTGCGTTTCTTCCGTTACATGCGAGCTGCGAGACGTGGACAAGAAGGAACCAACTGCTTAGAAGCTCATCCGGCCTGCTCCGTCACAACCACACCATCTCACACGATGATAGCTGCGTACCACGATATCAACAAACTTGTCACAGCAAGAAAACTGAGGCAttag